Genomic DNA from Flavobacterium sp. N502540:
CCCCATTGGAGTATCGAGTATATAGGGAACGTCCGGAATTCTTCCTTCTTTTTTGAGCTTCCACAATAAAAACATCACCGATTGCACCCGCTCGACAGCAAAACCGGGTATGATTACCGTCTCTTTTTTTGCTATGGCTGTATTTATAAGTGTTTCCAGTTCTTTCTTTACGTCCAACTCTGCATGCAGTTTGTTTCCGTAGGTACTTTCCAGGAAAATATAATCGGCCTTTACGGGTTTGGTTGGTGGAAACATCAATACATCATCATCACGCCCAATATCACCAGAAAATACAAGCGTTTTACCTTCGGCATTTACAGTAATACTACACGCTCCGATAATATGTCCCGCATTTTCAAAAACGGCAGTACTATCCTCTGCAATCTCTACTAATGTGTTTGGTGCTATTATTTTAAAAAATGGAGTAACAGCTTCTGCCTGCTCTACGGTATAAAGCGGTTCTGCCTGTTCATGTTTAGAGTATTCTTCTTTGTTGGCCCTTTCGGCTTCTTCTTCCTGAATTTTGGCACTGTCTAAAAGCACTAGTCTGGCTATCGCTTTGGTTGGCGCGGTACAGTATATTTTACCTTTAAAACCCTGTGCTACTAATCGGGGCAGCCAGCCGCAATGATCCAGATGACCGTGCGTAAGAAGCACAAAATCTATTGTGGAAGGTAAAACAGGTAACGGATCCCAGTTCAGTTCTCTCAATGCTTTTATACCCTGAAAAAGTCCGCAATCAATTAATATCCTGCTGTTTTGTGTTTCTATGAGTGTTTTTGAACCTGTAACGGTTCCTGCACCTCCTATAAATTTTACTTTCATCTTAGATAAGTTTACAGATTTGTGAAGCTTCGTGTACGATATTCTTGATTCGGTTTGGACTCAGTCCAATTTTTTTTAGTCCTTCCTGATCGTCAAGAAGGTCTTTTACCAGTATCTGATCGAGGAAAAGCAATTTTTCTTTTTCGACCATTGATAGTGTTGTCAGGCAGGTAATAGGATAAAGCGCTCCCCTATCAATTTTGTTTTTAAGATTTTTATCTGGCGGATAATCCCAGCTTAAAAGAGAGATTCCGCTACAGTTGGCAAAATCCTGCGCGTCTTTGGTAAAACGATTGTTAGTTACTATGATACAGGATGTGAAAGTTTCATTATTAGAAAAAATAATATGTCGTTTTTCTCTTAAATCATTAAAACGAGAAAGAATATACATGGGGACTTTTACATCTGAAGCCCCATCTTTACTTCCGTGAAACTTGCATTCTATCATCGTTATCACATCGTCTCTCATAATAGCAACGTCTACTTCATGCGAGACGCATTTACCCTGTAGCGTTAGATTTATTTTGGTTTTAAACCCTTCTGCGGCGTATAATCTTGCTATGAATTTCTCAAAATAGAAACCCGCAGGACCAAGCATCTGCAAAGCCTGTCTGATATTGTAACGGGCAGCATATCCATTTGCGGTTTTCTTTAAAATTGCAAATGCCATCTTGTAGATTTCTTTGGTGGTAATACCATCATAAATCTGCTTTTCGATCTGGATCATAGATTCTGTTATAACATCAGGAGCAGCTCCAGATTTTTTAAGGGAAAGCTTCAGTTTTTCTTTGTCGAAAGGAACTTTGTGTCCCGAGTGCTTCGTGATTTTCATAACAGATAATGAGTTTTAGTAACTGTTTTAGTTTGCTTACGAAAGAACAGTAAGCAGCTAGGTGTGATTCAATTCTAACTTCTTGTATTGGCTTCTACCACTAGTTTCCGGGGCTGGAAACCTCTATTTTGAACTTTATTTCTTCTCAATTCTTAGGAAATACAGCTCTTGAAGGTTTGATATTTTTTAAGCAAAACAACCCTTGTTACTCTCGTTTTCTGTTTGCAAATCTGAATAGAATTTCCATAAACAGTTGATCTGCCCAACGATATAAGCAGTTGCTATGATAACAAATTTCGGGAAATATTTTTGATAATCGGCATTTTCACTCTAATTTTTAAATAGCGAGCAACCGTCATAAAATATATTTTATTAACAATTATTTTTATTCAGTCTAAATTAAGTTATATTTGCAACGATTAACCGCCTTTTTGTTATATAGCTTATTCAGCTACCAGATATTTAATACAATGACTTCTTTTAATAGCCTTATTACATTCCTGCTAAAAAGGATTGTATCAGTTCTGCTTTTATTATTCTCTCTTTTTTCTAATCTTGGTTTTTCTCAAAACACTGCTAAAATTACTCTTCAGATTACCGTTTACGATGCTGAAAGTAAAATTCCTTTAAAAGGTGTATTACTTTCTGCAGAAGGAATTAGCAAATACGAAGCGCACTCAAACGATTTAGGCAGCATAATTTTAAACTCCATTCAAAGTGGCCGTTACATACTTAAACTTTCACATTTGGGCTACGAAACGATCGAGAAAAATCTCGAGTTTAAAACGGGACAAAGTCTTTCTTTCGGATTAGTTCCGTCAAGTGTACAGTTAAACGAAGTAGTCATAACGGCTGTAGAATCTCGTGGTATGACCAGTACTTCTGTTATTGATAAAAAAGCCATGCAGCATTTACAGCCTTCAAGTTTCACCGATTTGCTGGAGTTACTTCCTGGCGGACGCTCAAAAGATCCTGTATTTAATGCTTCAAATCATATTAAATTAAGAGAGGTTGGAACAGCAGATTCTAATTATGATATTTCTTCACTTGGAACTTCTTTTGTAATTGACGGGATTCCAATAAATACCGATGCAAATCTACAGTATACCACCGGCCCCAATATGACTATCACACCGGGTTCAGGATATGCCAATACACGCCGCAATACAACTTCTAAAGGAGTAGATATGCGCTCTATTTCGACAGATCAAATTGAGAGAGTCGAAATTGTTAGGGGAATTCCTTCCGTAGAATATGGTGATTTGACGAGCGGACTTATTAAAATTCAACGAAAAAGAGGGCGTACTAATTGGGAATCTCGTTTTAAGGCTGATGAGTTTAGCAAATTATATTATTTAGGAAAAGGTTTTGAATCTGAAGAAAAAAGATTGATTCTGAATGTGGGAATTGATTATTTAAATGCAAAATCTGATCCTCGTAACAGTTTTGAAAACTACAAAAGAATTACATCCTCTATACGTGTACAAAAAATTTGGGAAAATGATTCGCATCAGCTTCAATGGGATTCGAGTTTAGATTATAGCGGTTCTATAGACAATGAAAGAGCGGATCCGGATGTGGGTTATACCAAAATTGACCGATATGCTTCAAGCTATAATCGGTTTTCATTGGCAAACTCTTTTGATTTAAAGTTTAAAATAGCACCGTTTTTAAAAGCAATTCATTCGTCGGCAGCAATAAATCAGCAATTCGATAAAATTGAGCAAACCAAATGGGTTCAGGTCTCAAGTGCAACAGCTATTCCTAATACTACCGAACAAGGTGAATCTGACGGAATTTTTCTAACACCACAGTACATTTCTAATCTTACTGTTGACGGAAGGCCTTTTGATGCCTTTTTTAAAACAATGGGAGATTTTGAAATTCATTTATTTGGAATAACACATGCTTTAAAAGCGGGTTCGGAATGGACTTATTCAAAAAATAACGGAAAAGGACAGGTTTACGATACTACTCATCCCCCATCTCCTGAAATGTCTACACGTCCCAGATCGTATAAAGACATTCCGGCGAGTACTGATCTTTCTTTTTTTGTCGAAGATGTCCTGTCCATTCCAATTGGCAAACACCAATTAAATCTTGCAGGAGGCCTTCGGGCGATGTCGCTGTTGAACGTGCCATCGGCTTATAGCATTTCGGGGAAATACTATTTAGACCCCAGAATTAATACGCAATGGGTATTTCCATCTTTTAAAATGGGGAAACATTTCCTGAAAACAGAACTTACAGCCGGTTTCGGGCAGTATACCAAATTCCCAACACTGGCTCAGCTTTACCCGGATTTTATCTATAATGATCTGGTGCAATTGAACTATTATCATAATACACCGGAGTACCGAAGAATTAATTTAATGACTTATAAAACATCTGCTGTAAATTACAATCTAACACCGGCTATAAATAAAAAATGGGAGGTTCGAGCGGATTTCTCTTATGACAATAATCGTTTTTCGGTTACTTTTTTCAATGAACGTATGAATTCCGGATTTAGAAATAATTCTCAATATCAGGCGCTATCGTATAAAAAGTATGACCATAATTCTATTGATCCTTTAACCTTAACGTCACAACCAAATTTAGCCGATATGCGTTTTGTTAGAGACACACTATTAACGTCATACAACATCACTAATAACGGAAGTAAGCTGCTCAAAAGCGGGGTTGAATTTCAATTTTCTTCAAAACGTTTCACGACAATTAATACCCGATTTACTCTAAATGGAGCCTGGTTTAAAACCACTTATAGCAATAGCAGTCCGGTTTACAAAAGAGGACAGAAAGATATTATCATTGATGGGAAGAGGCTTCCTTACTTAGGACTGTATCAATTTGATGATGGTTCTGAAAAACAGCAGTTCAATACCAATTTGATTGTAGATACCTACGTTCCTCCTCTTGGCTTAGAGTTCTCGGGATCTTTTCAGTTTTTATGGTTTAGAAGTGATCGGTCGCTTCCTATGAACGGAACACCAGTTGCTTATATTGATCCTTCTGGAAAACAGCATCCCTATCTCGAAAAAGATCAATCAGATCCTATTCTGCAATGGCTTAATATTAAATACAATGATGCTCTTTTTCAAAAAAAATCAATCCCGATGTCGATGAATATGAATCTGAAAGTATCTAAAGATTTTTACAAGAGATTTAGAATTTCCATGTTCGTTAACCGACTCTTCAGTTACTATCAAAACTATGAAATTAATGGTCAGAAGATCGAGCGACGCGGTCTTACTTCACCTTATTTCGGGATGGAATTAAACTTGAATTTTTAACTTTTAATATTAAATAAATACCCAATTATCAAAATCAGATTACTACCCATTTATCTAACAATAGCCATAATGGCACTATTATCATCCTGTTCTAAAGATGATGATAACAACAATAAAGAAACGGCTTTAACCTTAACAATTGTAAATCCCGAAGATCTAAACAGCGTTATCTTTTCTGATGTTTCCGTTTCTTTTAAAGAGCATAATACCGGTAAAGTAACCCAAAGTAAAGCTTTAAATAACAATCTCTCTGTTTCTCTAAATGAAGGTTCTTATGAAATATCTATTGACGGAAAAATCAAATATACTATAGACGGTAACATTGCCGAAGCTTCGGTAAGCAGCTATAAAGAAGCGGTCGTGATTACTGGTGGAAGTACCGCTGTTTCTTTAAATCTTTTCCTCAAGACAACACAATCTGATTTTGTGATTGAAGAGGTATTTTTTACTGGAACCAAAACACCACAGGGAAAACAATATTTAGGTGACAAATACTTTAAAATTCATAATAATACGGATAAAGTATTGTATGCAGATGGGTTAATGATCGCGCAATCGGAATTCATGACAACTGACAAACAAGACTATACCCCGAATATCATGGCGCAGTCGTTTGCGGTATCTGCTGTTGCAATTGTTCCCGGTAACGGAACTACTTATCCAATCGCTCCGGGTGAGTTTTTTGTAATTGCCGAAGATGCAATCGACCATAAAGAATACAATTCAGGTTCGTTAGATTTAAGAAAAGCAACTTTTGAATTTTATACAGAAGACGCTGATGATGTTGATAATCCTTCTGTTCCAAATATGGAAAGTTTATTCTCTTCTATGATAATTCATAACAGAGGTTTTAAAAGTTTTGTTATCGCTCGTATGCCCATAAACAAAACAAAATATTTAACGGATTATACCTATAACTACGAATACAATCTGGTATTTGGCGGAGAAAGTTATCCAATGGGCGAAAACGTGTATTCGATTCCAAATTCATGGATTGTAGACGCTGTTAATTTAAGTGTTGAATCTGAATTTAAATGGATTGTTACTGCTCCATCATTGGATAAGGGGTGGACTTATTGTGGAAAAGTAGATTCAGATGCAACGCGTTATGGGAAAAGTGTTCGTCGTAAAACGCTTTCTACTACTTCAAACGGCAAAAAAATACTAAAAGACACTAATAATTCAACATTAGATTTTTCCCCTGAGGTTAAACCTTCTTTAATGAATTAATGAATTTAATCATGAGCTTT
This window encodes:
- a CDS encoding restriction endonuclease, coding for MKITKHSGHKVPFDKEKLKLSLKKSGAAPDVITESMIQIEKQIYDGITTKEIYKMAFAILKKTANGYAARYNIRQALQMLGPAGFYFEKFIARLYAAEGFKTKINLTLQGKCVSHEVDVAIMRDDVITMIECKFHGSKDGASDVKVPMYILSRFNDLREKRHIIFSNNETFTSCIIVTNNRFTKDAQDFANCSGISLLSWDYPPDKNLKNKIDRGALYPITCLTTLSMVEKEKLLFLDQILVKDLLDDQEGLKKIGLSPNRIKNIVHEASQICKLI
- a CDS encoding TonB-dependent receptor gives rise to the protein MTSFNSLITFLLKRIVSVLLLLFSLFSNLGFSQNTAKITLQITVYDAESKIPLKGVLLSAEGISKYEAHSNDLGSIILNSIQSGRYILKLSHLGYETIEKNLEFKTGQSLSFGLVPSSVQLNEVVITAVESRGMTSTSVIDKKAMQHLQPSSFTDLLELLPGGRSKDPVFNASNHIKLREVGTADSNYDISSLGTSFVIDGIPINTDANLQYTTGPNMTITPGSGYANTRRNTTSKGVDMRSISTDQIERVEIVRGIPSVEYGDLTSGLIKIQRKRGRTNWESRFKADEFSKLYYLGKGFESEEKRLILNVGIDYLNAKSDPRNSFENYKRITSSIRVQKIWENDSHQLQWDSSLDYSGSIDNERADPDVGYTKIDRYASSYNRFSLANSFDLKFKIAPFLKAIHSSAAINQQFDKIEQTKWVQVSSATAIPNTTEQGESDGIFLTPQYISNLTVDGRPFDAFFKTMGDFEIHLFGITHALKAGSEWTYSKNNGKGQVYDTTHPPSPEMSTRPRSYKDIPASTDLSFFVEDVLSIPIGKHQLNLAGGLRAMSLLNVPSAYSISGKYYLDPRINTQWVFPSFKMGKHFLKTELTAGFGQYTKFPTLAQLYPDFIYNDLVQLNYYHNTPEYRRINLMTYKTSAVNYNLTPAINKKWEVRADFSYDNNRFSVTFFNERMNSGFRNNSQYQALSYKKYDHNSIDPLTLTSQPNLADMRFVRDTLLTSYNITNNGSKLLKSGVEFQFSSKRFTTINTRFTLNGAWFKTTYSNSSPVYKRGQKDIIIDGKRLPYLGLYQFDDGSEKQQFNTNLIVDTYVPPLGLEFSGSFQFLWFRSDRSLPMNGTPVAYIDPSGKQHPYLEKDQSDPILQWLNIKYNDALFQKKSIPMSMNMNLKVSKDFYKRFRISMFVNRLFSYYQNYEINGQKIERRGLTSPYFGMELNLNF
- a CDS encoding DUF4876 domain-containing protein produces the protein MALLSSCSKDDDNNNKETALTLTIVNPEDLNSVIFSDVSVSFKEHNTGKVTQSKALNNNLSVSLNEGSYEISIDGKIKYTIDGNIAEASVSSYKEAVVITGGSTAVSLNLFLKTTQSDFVIEEVFFTGTKTPQGKQYLGDKYFKIHNNTDKVLYADGLMIAQSEFMTTDKQDYTPNIMAQSFAVSAVAIVPGNGTTYPIAPGEFFVIAEDAIDHKEYNSGSLDLRKATFEFYTEDADDVDNPSVPNMESLFSSMIIHNRGFKSFVIARMPINKTKYLTDYTYNYEYNLVFGGESYPMGENVYSIPNSWIVDAVNLSVESEFKWIVTAPSLDKGWTYCGKVDSDATRYGKSVRRKTLSTTSNGKKILKDTNNSTLDFSPEVKPSLMN
- a CDS encoding MBL fold metallo-hydrolase; this translates as MKVKFIGGAGTVTGSKTLIETQNSRILIDCGLFQGIKALRELNWDPLPVLPSTIDFVLLTHGHLDHCGWLPRLVAQGFKGKIYCTAPTKAIARLVLLDSAKIQEEEAERANKEEYSKHEQAEPLYTVEQAEAVTPFFKIIAPNTLVEIAEDSTAVFENAGHIIGACSITVNAEGKTLVFSGDIGRDDDVLMFPPTKPVKADYIFLESTYGNKLHAELDVKKELETLINTAIAKKETVIIPGFAVERVQSVMFLLWKLKKEGRIPDVPYILDTPMGANALHVFLENLQWHKLSVEDCHEMSKMFTIVSEYEETMRIIENPQPKVVLAASGMATGGRVLSYFEHYISLEKTTVIFVGYQAEGTRGRKLLEGAKEIKIYGNYYSVRAKIFQIEGLSAHGDQKDLLNWLSALENTPKCVFLVHGENLPADELRVKIQKQYHFKCTVPLMGNEMEI